The genomic segment AAGGACTGCCGCTGCGGTAGCCAAGGCATCGTGGGCAGCGATCAGCCAATTCCGATACGAAAACGAAGAAATAGGTGCCAACATCGCCCGCCCTGCAATCAGATAGTGTGAATAGTTATTGCCCCTCGCGCGCCCGCGCCACCAGTGAGGTGGTACTGAAACCCGGCAGCACGTCGACCAGCAGCACGTCGCCCCCCTTGGCCGCAACGATCTCGTGGCCGACCACCTGCTCGCGGGTGTAGTCGCCGCCTTTGACCAGGACGCTCGGCTCGATCCGCGTGATCAGCCGGAGCGGGGTATCTTCTTCAAAGATCGCCACCAGGTCGACCGCTTCGAGCGCGGCCAGGACCTCGGCGCGGGCGCGTTCGTGCTGCACCGGCCGGCTTTCGCCCTTCAGCCGGCGCACCGAGGCGTCGCTGTTCAGCCCGACGATCAGCCGATCACAAGCACCGCGCGCTGCGGTCAACACCTTGACGTGGCCCGGGTGCAGAATGTCGAAGCAGCCATTGGTGAAGCCGACCCGAAGACCTTCGCGGCGCCACTGCTTCAGCCGCTCGTCGAGCTCGGCATCGCTGCCGATGATCTTCTCTTCCGCCGCCAGCGAGGCATGCGGCAGGATTCGCCGGCGTAGTTCGGCCGGCGTCACCACCGCGGTGCCGTTCTTGCTCACCGCGACCGCCGCTGCCGCACTCGCCGCGCGCATCGCGGTGGCCCAGTTCGCCCCGGAAGCCAACACCACGGCCAGCACAGCCGCCACCGTATCGCCGGCTCCGGAGACGTCCCGCACCTTTACCGGCAGCGCCGGCACATGGATCGGTTCGCCCCCGCGCGGCACCAGCGTCATGCCGTGCTCGCTCTTGGTCACCAGCATCGCCTCGCATTCGGCGAGCGCCATCGCATCCTGAGCCGCCGTGGCAATCTCGTCATCGGTTGCTGCTGCGCTTCGCGTCGCCGCGGTGAATTCCTTGCGGTTCGGCGTCAGCAGCGTGGCACCGCGATAGATCGCGAAGTTGGCGCTTTTCGGATCGACGATCACGCGCTTGCCGAGTTTTTTGGCGGCATCGATCGTGTCGCGAATAACCCGCGCCGTCAGCACGCCTTTGGCATAGTCGGACAGCAGCACGATGTCGGCACGGGCAAGCTGCGGCAGGATCGCATCGAGCAGGCGTTGCTCGACGTCCGTAGCGGCCGGCGCCGCCGTCTCCCAATCGGCCCGCAGCATGTGGGTCGAAAAGTGCTCGGAGACGAACCGCACCTTGCGGGTGGTCGGCCGCGACGCATCGCGCACCAACACCGGCTCGATCCGTGGCTCGCTGCCGAGTTCGGTTTCCAAAAGACGCCCGGTAGCGTCATCGCCGATCAGGCCGACGAAGATGCAGCGCGCACCAATCGCCGCGATATTGCGGGCGACGTTACCGGCGCCGCCGATATTGGTTTCGCTGCGTTGAACCGCGATCACCGGAGCCGGAGCTTCCGGAGAAATCCGCGACACCTCGCCATAGACGAACTCGTCGAGCATCAGGTCGCCGACGCACAGGACGGTCTGACGAGCGATCGCTTGCAGCAGGGCGTCGAAGCTGAACATCCGAATCCAAACGGTTGCGTGCGATCAGCGGAAACGATCGCTGCGGTCGAGGTAACCAGTGACGTAAGACGTGACCGCCTCTTCGAGCGGGGTGAATCCGCCATTGTAGCCAGCGGCACGCAGCCGGTCGCCCTCGCTCTGGGTGAAGTATTGATAGCTGCCGCGAATCTGTTCCGGCATGTCGATGTACTCCATCTGCGGCGGCGTGCCGAGCGCCGCATAGGCGGCCAGGATCAGGTCGCGGAAGCTCCGGGCATGGCTGGTGCCGACGTTGAAGATGCCGCTGACGCTAGGCGAAGCGAACAGCCACATCATCACCCGCACTACGTCGTCGACATAGATGAAGTCGCGGCGCTGGTCGCCGTCGGCAATACCGTCGCGGTGCGACTTGAACAGCTGGACCACCCGGCCGGACTTGATGTCGTCGAACCGCCGCGCCAGCACGCTGGCCATGGTGTCCTTGTGGTATTCGTTCGGGCCGAACACATTGAAGAACTTCAGGCCGGCCCATTGCGGCGGCAGCTTGTGGCCCTTGGCGGCGCGCTCGGCGACCACCAGGTCGAACAGATGCTTGCTCCAGCCATATAGGTTCATCGGCCGCAGCTGTTTCAGCGCGGCCAGCGAGAAATCATCGTCGAACCCGTGTTCGCCGTCGCCATAGGTCGCCGCCGACGAGGCGTAGATCAGCGGCGTGCCGGTCTCGGTACACCAGTCCAGCAGCCGCAGCGACAGCCGGAAATTGTTCTCCATCACCATGTCGCCATCGGTGGCGGTGGTCGCGGAGATCGCCCCCATGTGAAAGACCGCATCGAGCTTGCGGCCTTTCAGCCAGTCGGCGAGTTCCGCCGGCGGCACGAAATCGGCCAGCTGCCGCTTGGCGAGGTTCTTCCACTTGCCGTCGTGGCCGAGAAAGTCGGACACAGCGACGTCGGCCCGACCGGCGTCGTTCAGCGCCGCGACCAGATTCGATCCGATGAACCCGGCGCCCCCGGTGACCAGCAGCATGACTTCTCCGCCTCGATTTGCGCGGCCACCTTTGCCCCACTCCGCCCGGGCAGGCAACTTCAACTCTGAATTGCTGTGAATGCGGAATGGGCTCGGCGCGAAATGCCGGCTGGACGCGGGCCGCCGCAGGCGCTAACCGGCTGGGCCGATCAGCCCCTGCTAGGCAGGGCAACAGAACAAGCGATGAATTACGAATCACTCAAAGCCAGCCTGGCGACCGCGCCGGACCGCAACGAGACCAGCCCGGTGCTGCTGGTCCCGTATATGTGGATCGGCGATTTCGTGCGCTGCCACACCGTGGTGCGGGTCCTGAAGGACCGTTGGCCGAACCGGCCGGTCGACGTTCTCACCACCACGCTGTGCGCGCCGCTGGTCGACTACATGCCCGGCGTCCGCCAGGGCATCGTCTGGGACCTGCCGCGCAGCAAGATCTCGCTGTCTGAAGAGCGGGCGCTGGCGGCGAAGCTGCGGCAGCAGGGCTACGGCGCCTCGGTGGTGATGCCGCGCACCTTCAAATCCACCATCGCCCCTTGGCTTGCCGGTATCCCGAAACGCACCGGCTTCATCGGCGAGGTCCGGTTCGGCCTGCTCAATGACTGGCGGCGCGGCGAGAAGGCGCTGCCGCGGATGATCGACCGCTGCGCCGCGCTGGCGCTGCCGCCCCTGCCCGAACTGCCGCTGGATTGGCCCGAACCGCAGCTTCAGGTGCCGGAAGCCGAAATCGCGGCCTGGCGGCAGGCGAACGGCCTGTACGGTCGGACCGTGGTGGCGCTCGCGCCCGGCGCCGTCGGGCCGGCGAAGCGCTGGAGCTATTACGTCGAGGCGGGCAAGGCGCTGGCCGAGCGCGGTTTTGAGGTCTGGGTGGTCGGCGGCCCGGGCGAAACCGTCAAGGCGCAGGAAATCGTCGCGGCCGGTGGCCCGAATGTCCGCGACCTCACCGGCACCAACCTGCGCAACGGCATCCTGGCGCTGGCGGCGGCGGACCTGGTGATCTCCAATGATTCCGGGCTGCTCCACGTCTCCGCGGCGATCGGCAGCCGGACCATCGGCATTTTCGGCCCGACCAGCCCCTGGCATTACGCTCCGCTCAACCCGATCGAGACGGTGATCCAGGCGCCCGGGGATATCCCGTGCCGGCCCTGCCACAAGCCGATCTGCCGAATGGAGCACCACCGCTGCATGCGCGACATCGCGGTCGAGGACGTGACCACCGCGGCGCTGCAAGCGCTGCAGGCCGCCGGCATCGCACCGGCGGTCTGAGCCCTTGGGTTGCGCCGGCCTCCGCCCTGCGCTTTACCAGGGCCTTGAGCTTCAGCCTTCAGGTGTGACGTGAGCCAGGACAAGATCGCCGCCCATTTCCAGCTCTCGCTTGCCG from the Rhodopseudomonas palustris genome contains:
- the rfaE1 gene encoding D-glycero-beta-D-manno-heptose-7-phosphate kinase, translating into MFSFDALLQAIARQTVLCVGDLMLDEFVYGEVSRISPEAPAPVIAVQRSETNIGGAGNVARNIAAIGARCIFVGLIGDDATGRLLETELGSEPRIEPVLVRDASRPTTRKVRFVSEHFSTHMLRADWETAAPAATDVEQRLLDAILPQLARADIVLLSDYAKGVLTARVIRDTIDAAKKLGKRVIVDPKSANFAIYRGATLLTPNRKEFTAATRSAAATDDEIATAAQDAMALAECEAMLVTKSEHGMTLVPRGGEPIHVPALPVKVRDVSGAGDTVAAVLAVVLASGANWATAMRAASAAAAVAVSKNGTAVVTPAELRRRILPHASLAAEEKIIGSDAELDERLKQWRREGLRVGFTNGCFDILHPGHVKVLTAARGACDRLIVGLNSDASVRRLKGESRPVQHERARAEVLAALEAVDLVAIFEEDTPLRLITRIEPSVLVKGGDYTREQVVGHEIVAAKGGDVLLVDVLPGFSTTSLVARAREGQ
- the rfaD gene encoding ADP-glyceromanno-heptose 6-epimerase, with product MLLVTGGAGFIGSNLVAALNDAGRADVAVSDFLGHDGKWKNLAKRQLADFVPPAELADWLKGRKLDAVFHMGAISATTATDGDMVMENNFRLSLRLLDWCTETGTPLIYASSAATYGDGEHGFDDDFSLAALKQLRPMNLYGWSKHLFDLVVAERAAKGHKLPPQWAGLKFFNVFGPNEYHKDTMASVLARRFDDIKSGRVVQLFKSHRDGIADGDQRRDFIYVDDVVRVMMWLFASPSVSGIFNVGTSHARSFRDLILAAYAALGTPPQMEYIDMPEQIRGSYQYFTQSEGDRLRAAGYNGGFTPLEEAVTSYVTGYLDRSDRFR
- the waaF gene encoding lipopolysaccharide heptosyltransferase II codes for the protein MNYESLKASLATAPDRNETSPVLLVPYMWIGDFVRCHTVVRVLKDRWPNRPVDVLTTTLCAPLVDYMPGVRQGIVWDLPRSKISLSEERALAAKLRQQGYGASVVMPRTFKSTIAPWLAGIPKRTGFIGEVRFGLLNDWRRGEKALPRMIDRCAALALPPLPELPLDWPEPQLQVPEAEIAAWRQANGLYGRTVVALAPGAVGPAKRWSYYVEAGKALAERGFEVWVVGGPGETVKAQEIVAAGGPNVRDLTGTNLRNGILALAAADLVISNDSGLLHVSAAIGSRTIGIFGPTSPWHYAPLNPIETVIQAPGDIPCRPCHKPICRMEHHRCMRDIAVEDVTTAALQALQAAGIAPAV